A single window of Leishmania infantum JPCM5 genome chromosome 35 DNA harbors:
- a CDS encoding putative kinesin, with translation MTTLGNQRVTVSVRVRPMLREGASANHQQEKFELQGVHRVGDNSLKVELTKPGEPTKSSLFSFDYVFDQESTQLEVYEDAVVDMVDAALVGVNVTLLAYGQTGSGKTFTVLGDVKPNPLENDLLTTNSGMFLRVLSDLMDYKVRQAKKGWHVVVGLSCIEIYNENIRDLFGGKPNSAPPALKAVMTGEDVYLPSLIIKEMTTLQAVFSEIQLAIARRMSRATDSNSQSSRSHCLFSIDILQQANSAPAPSLDILDQSKKGNDMKKAVSSDKKGAAATKRGGSLASAAQDPQLPEWEMPFQGTVFRLPGQKEPIYTSKIILADLAGSERIARSGVTGDGLAEATSINSSLTALGNVVHSLHEGGFVSYRVSNLTRLLKPAFSHPSSRVLLLAQCSPTQLTFDETISTLHFANKVKDMKVTTCTGAEAEKLQFDFLESGKMYDALLADLHIFAAESQATIGIIRRNLPQKGSLYYDASAGKNGKMAKVSIKDRRLSADASGVLTVAQKERAELMARMEKEKLDEISVVQRSADEARDEIIREYMAELNELKEAIAKQVSMRVHHVSQQLLLDSAARGNKIVEEEAEEWASMMLLYLKEHKVACDKELSTISSRLEDLSQNVNKQRLSDTPNETPETVEADSKYALSTWSHCLAKRFFSFCMEVHEYQAVLLNIYHGNVTLVRWKKKNAELLKKFEEEKSV, from the coding sequence ATGACAACCTTAGGAAACCAGCGCGTGACAGTatcggtgcgcgtgcggccgATGCTGCGTGAAGGCGCTTCTGCGAATCACCAGCAGGAGAAGTTTGAGCTGCAAGGCGTGCACCGCGTCGGCGATAACAGTCTCAAGGTAGAACTGACGAAGCCAGGCGAGCCGACAAAGAGCAGTCTCTTCTCCTTCGACTACGTTTTCGATCAGGAGAGCACGCAGCTCGAGGTGTATGAAGATGCCGTAGTGGACATGGTCGATGCCGCTCTCGTCGGCGTGAATGTCACCCTCTTGGCCTACGGACAGACGGGCTCCGGCAAGACCTTCACCGTGCTGGGCGATGTGAAGCCGAACCCGCTTGAAAACGACCTGCTCACGACGAACAGTGGCATGTTCCTGCGTGTGCTGAGCGACTTGATGGACTACAAAGTTCGCCAAGCCAAGAAGGGCTGGCACGTGGTAGTGGGTTTAAGCTGCATAGAGATTTACAACGAGAACATCCGCGACCTGTTTGGTGGCAAGCCTAActcggcaccgccggcgctgaaGGCAGTCATGACCGGCGAGGATGTTTATCTACCGTCTCTCATCATCAAGGAGATGACCACTCTGCAGGCGGTTTTCAGCGAGATTCAGCTGGCCATCGCACGCCGCATGAGCCGTGCGACGGACTCCAACTCGCAGTCGAGCCGCAGTCACTGCCTCTTCTCCATTGATATCCTTCAGCAGGCGAATTCGGCccccgcgccgtcgctggacATTCTCGATCAGTCAAAGAAGGGCAACGATATGAAGAAGGCTGTGTCGTCAGACAAGAAGGGTGCGGCGGCCACGAAGAGGGGCGGCAGCCTGGCTTCCGCAGCGCAGGatccgcagctgccggagTGGGAAATGCCGTTCCAGGGTACGGTGTTCCGCTTGCCCGGACAGAAGGAGCCCATCTACACCAGCAAAATCATCCTTGCCGATCTCGCCGGTAGCGAGCGCATTGCCCGCAGTGGTGTGACCGGCGATGGCCTGGCAGAGGCCACATCCATCAACAGCAGCTTAACAGCACTGGGGAACGTGGTACACAGCCTGCACGAGGGAGGCTTCGTCAGCTACCGTGTTTCAAACCTGACGCGACTTCTCAAGCCGGCCTTTTCGCACCCCAGCTCGCGCGTGCTACTCTTGGCACAGTGCTCGCCCACGCAGCTGACGTTCGATGAGACGATCAGCACACTGCACTTTGCAAACAAGGTAAAAGATATGAAGGTGACCACGTGCACTGGCGCCGAAgcggagaagctgcagtTTGACTTTCTCGAGTCCGGCAAGATGTacgacgcgctgctggcagACCTGCACATCTTCGCTGCAGAGTCGCAGGCAACGATCGGCATCATTCGCCGCAACCTGCCGCAGAAGGGCAGTCTCTACTATGACGCGTCAGCGGGCAAGAACGGCAAAATGGCCAAGGTGAGCATAAAGGACCGCCGCTTGTCGGCCGACGCGTCGGGCGTGCTGACTGTGGCGCAGAAGGAGCGCGCGGAGTTGATGGCCCGTATGGAAAAGGAGAAGTTGGATGAGATTTCCGTAGTGCAACGGTCGGCGGATGAGGCGCGTGATGAGATTATCAGAGAGTACATGGCCGAGTTGAAtgagctgaaggaggcgatTGCGAAGCAGGTGTCAATGCGCGTCCACCACGTGTCGCAGCAGCTTTTGCTTGATTCGGCAGCCCGCGGCAACAAGATCgtcgaggaagaggcggaggagtggGCCTCAATGATGCTGCTGTACCTGAAAGAGCACAAGGTGGCCTGCGACAAGGAGCTATCGACCATATCGAGCCGTCTCGAGGACTTGTCTCAGAACGTCAACAAGCAGCGTCTGTCTGACACCCCGAACGAGACACCCGAGACCGTTGAGGCGGACTCCAAGTACGCCCTCTCCACGTGGTCCCACTGCTTGGCAAAGCGCTTCTTCTCGTTCTGCATGGAGGTGCACGAGTATCAGGCTGTTCTCCTGAACATATACCATGGCAATGTGACCCTGGTGCGCTGGAAGAAGAAGAAcgccgagctgctgaagaagtTCGAAGAGGAGAAATCGGTGTAG